A DNA window from Paraburkholderia hospita contains the following coding sequences:
- a CDS encoding IS5 family transposase (programmed frameshift), with protein sequence MGAPIVDDELWALIEPLLPTRKPRRKKYPGRLPVANRAALNGILFVLKTGIRWRDLSTKLGFGSGSTCWRRLRDWQKAGVWKRLHELLLAKLREAGELDFSRAAVDSSSVRAVGAGGKTGPNPTDRARPGSKHHILVDANGVPVSALLTGANRNDVTQLLPLVDAIPPIRGVRGRPLQKPKVIYADRGYDSEAHRQKLRERGIKPVIAKRRTEHGSGLGKFRWVVERTHAWLHNFRRLRIRFEHRADIHEAFLKLGWSLVCWNICRRTEQSF encoded by the exons ATGGGCGCGCCGATTGTTGATGACGAACTGTGGGCACTGATCGAGCCATTGCTGCCAACGCGAAAACCACGGCGCAAGAAGTATCCAGGCCGGTTGCCGGTTGCCAACCGGGCTGCACTGAACGGCATCCTGTTCGTGCTCAAGACCGGTATTCGCTGGCGCGACCTGTCGACAAAATTGGGATTTGGCTCGGGCTCAACCTGCTGGAGACGGTTGCGCGACTGGCAGAAGGCGGGCGTGTGGAAGCGACTGCACGAGCTACTGCTGGCGAAGTTACGCGAGGCAGGCGAACTGGACTTCTCGCGAGCAGCCGTCGACTCTTCATCTGTGCGAGCCGTCGGGGCGGGCG GAAAAACTGGTCCGAACCCCACGGATCGCGCGCGACCAGGTTCCAAGCACCACATCCTCGTAGACGCCAACGGCGTTCCTGTCAGCGCGCTCCTGACAGGCGCGAATCGCAACGACGTCACCCAACTGCTGCCACTGGTCGACGCCATTCCACCGATTCGCGGCGTACGTGGCCGACCTCTTCAGAAGCCCAAAGTCATCTACGCAGACCGTGGCTATGACTCCGAGGCGCATCGCCAGAAACTTCGCGAGCGCGGCATCAAGCCGGTGATTGCCAAGCGCCGGACAGAACACGGCAGTGGTCTCGGCAAATTCCGCTGGGTTGTCGAACGTACTCATGCGTGGCTTCACAACTTCCGTCGTCTTCGCATTCGGTTCGAACATCGCGCCGACATTCACGAAGCATTTCTCAAACTCGGTTGGTCTCTTGTCTGCTGGAACATCTGCAGACGGACGGAGCAGTCTTTTTGA
- a CDS encoding DUF2934 domain-containing protein: protein MDGETVEQRIRAKAYSLWQEDGSMEGCADEYWRKARNVVEAEIADEKRRHGASDGATGEGSAAAEDTSQG, encoded by the coding sequence ATGGATGGAGAAACGGTAGAGCAGCGCATCCGCGCTAAAGCTTATTCGCTGTGGCAGGAAGACGGGAGCATGGAGGGGTGTGCGGACGAATATTGGCGAAAAGCGCGAAACGTTGTCGAAGCTGAGATTGCGGACGAAAAGCGTCGGCACGGCGCGAGCGACGGTGCTACCGGCGAAGGGTCGGCAGCAGCCGAAGACACCTCGCAGGGCTAG
- a CDS encoding PucR family transcriptional regulator, which yields MQVDGYATLGLSEKRDIRNSIGLFVKRWCSSILEQAWFAPAEMEKFEASVRRRVHQGISLVAILCAFRLGTKELWLAHLDLAEHDNALRDDLLFVISPYLLEYSDFMAQFIGRIFLDEQFQQTSWRAEVRRQLCDLVFNGTSDDQDFCRIGRSLGFDATVPRTALAIDYELSDVSRMNPGGAFGYLVHDIAGHIKIPADHVVYVTRRGWLVLWVPCSCGSSLIFSQRLLLEAIVAFAKRSGEVRAVGVGFVNQGAKGRATSAEEAMTALNFGLHGDGARKVYLYSDIAIDESIRSNGSALRYFESMLSEILLEKDLMTTRECYFENSQHRKATAASLGIHPNTLNHRIARIETLLGAELDAPSWIARLFIALNLRNAIRVYRGGDAENSATRTED from the coding sequence ATGCAGGTAGACGGATACGCGACCCTTGGACTATCCGAGAAAAGGGATATTCGGAACTCGATCGGCTTGTTCGTGAAGCGCTGGTGCAGTTCGATTCTCGAACAGGCGTGGTTCGCGCCCGCGGAGATGGAGAAATTCGAGGCGTCGGTCAGGCGGCGTGTTCACCAGGGCATTTCCCTCGTAGCCATACTATGTGCATTTCGGCTGGGCACCAAAGAGCTTTGGCTAGCTCACCTCGACCTAGCGGAACACGATAACGCCTTGCGCGACGACCTGCTCTTCGTGATATCGCCGTACCTGCTCGAATATTCCGACTTCATGGCCCAGTTTATCGGGCGGATATTTCTCGACGAACAATTCCAGCAGACGAGCTGGAGGGCCGAAGTGAGGCGCCAGCTGTGCGATCTGGTATTCAACGGCACGAGCGATGACCAGGACTTCTGTCGGATCGGACGCAGCCTTGGGTTCGATGCGACCGTGCCGCGCACCGCCTTGGCCATCGATTACGAGTTGAGCGACGTGTCCAGGATGAATCCCGGGGGTGCCTTCGGGTACCTTGTCCACGACATTGCGGGTCATATCAAGATCCCCGCCGATCACGTCGTTTATGTCACACGACGCGGCTGGCTCGTCCTATGGGTTCCGTGCAGCTGTGGAAGCTCGTTGATTTTCAGTCAGCGTCTGCTGTTGGAAGCGATCGTCGCCTTTGCGAAAAGGTCGGGCGAGGTCCGGGCCGTTGGAGTCGGATTCGTGAATCAGGGGGCGAAGGGGCGGGCGACCTCGGCGGAGGAAGCGATGACAGCGCTCAACTTTGGGTTGCACGGCGATGGAGCAAGGAAGGTGTACCTGTATTCGGATATCGCCATTGACGAAAGCATTCGTTCCAACGGAAGCGCTCTGCGCTACTTCGAATCCATGCTTTCGGAAATCCTGCTTGAAAAGGACTTGATGACGACCCGGGAGTGCTACTTCGAGAACAGCCAGCACCGTAAGGCAACCGCCGCTTCACTTGGCATACATCCCAATACGCTGAACCACAGGATCGCCCGCATCGAGACGTTGCTCGGCGCCGAACTCGATGCTCCAAGCTGGATAGCCCGGCTCTTTATCGCCCTGAATCTGCGCAATGCTATCCGTGTCTATCGAGGAGGCGACGCAGAAAACTCCGCCACCAGGACGGAGGATTGA